The following proteins come from a genomic window of Nitratidesulfovibrio sp.:
- a CDS encoding ATP-dependent Clp protease adaptor ClpS, with product MPDGGRDTEILIEDEVREPRMFRVLLHNDDYTTMEFVVSILVEVFRRTPDEATRIMLAVHEKGVGECGVYTAEVAETKVALVHARARREGYPLRCTLEEV from the coding sequence ATGCCCGATGGCGGCAGGGACACGGAGATACTCATCGAGGACGAGGTGCGCGAGCCCCGGATGTTCCGGGTGCTCCTGCACAACGACGACTACACGACCATGGAGTTCGTGGTGTCGATTCTGGTCGAGGTGTTCCGCAGAACGCCCGACGAGGCGACGCGCATCATGCTGGCCGTCCACGAGAAAGGCGTCGGTGAATGCGGCGTGTACACGGCGGAGGTGGCCGAAACCAAGGTCGCCCTCGTGCATGCCCGCGCCCGGCGCGAAGGCTATCCACTGCGCTGCACCCTCGAAGAGGTATGA